One segment of Proteus appendicitidis DNA contains the following:
- the luxS gene encoding S-ribosylhomocysteine lyase, with the protein MPLLDSFTVDHTRMSAPAVRVAKTMKTPSGDTITVFDLRFTVPNKKAMPEKGIHTLEHLFAGFMRNHLNGHGVEIIDISPMGCRTGFYMSLIGQPEEQRVANAWKAAMEDVLKVKDQNHIPELNVYQCGTYEMHSLTEAQDIARDILSHSIGINHNDELALPEETLKELHI; encoded by the coding sequence ATGCCTTTATTGGATAGCTTTACTGTTGACCATACACGTATGTCAGCCCCTGCTGTACGCGTTGCTAAAACAATGAAAACGCCATCAGGTGATACCATCACGGTATTCGATTTACGTTTTACTGTGCCAAATAAAAAAGCCATGCCTGAGAAAGGGATCCATACTCTAGAGCATCTGTTTGCTGGATTTATGCGTAACCATCTTAATGGTCATGGTGTTGAGATAATTGATATTTCCCCAATGGGATGCCGTACAGGCTTCTACATGAGCTTAATTGGGCAACCTGAAGAGCAACGTGTTGCTAATGCATGGAAAGCGGCAATGGAAGATGTTTTGAAAGTAAAAGATCAAAATCATATCCCTGAGCTGAATGTGTACCAATGTGGTACCTATGAAATGCATTCACTGACAGAAGCACAAGATATCGCACGAGATATTTTATCTCATAGCATTGGCATTAATCATAACGATGAATTAGCCCTGCCTGAAGAGACTTTAAAAGAGCTGCATATCTAA
- a CDS encoding CNNM domain-containing protein: protein MEHVSTSTLIIILICMIIASAYFSGTETSMMTINRYRLRHASKQGNKAAKRVEKLLQRPDRLISLVLIGNNLINIVASALATIVGMRLYGNAGVAIATGVLTFIILIFAEVLPKSIAALYPERIAYPSSILLLPLQILMLPVVWFFNKITLILMRVFGIKSPVIQGNAVSKEELRTIVNESKSKLSQRNQNMLLSILDLEKVTIGDIMVPRNEIFGIDVNDEWKSIVRQLTHSPHGRIVLYRDTLDDAIGMLRVREAYRLMTEKKEFTKQILMKAADKIYFIPESTPLNLQLVNFQRNNEKAGVVVDEYGEIQGLVTVEDILEEIVGDFTTSMSPSLAEEVIPQKDGSLLVDGTTNIRDINKAFGWHLPEDEARTINGVIIEELGDLPVVGHKIKVSDYEFEILEVQDNVIKKALIRHLSIPHH from the coding sequence TTGGAGCATGTGTCAACATCTACGCTCATTATCATACTTATATGTATGATTATTGCCTCGGCTTATTTCTCAGGTACTGAAACGAGTATGATGACGATTAATCGTTATCGTCTTCGCCACGCATCGAAGCAAGGAAATAAAGCGGCAAAACGTGTAGAAAAATTACTGCAACGTCCTGATAGGCTTATCAGTTTAGTATTAATTGGTAATAATTTGATTAATATTGTGGCATCTGCCTTAGCAACCATCGTCGGTATGCGTTTGTATGGTAACGCGGGTGTCGCTATTGCGACAGGTGTATTGACCTTTATTATTCTAATTTTTGCTGAAGTACTCCCAAAATCTATTGCTGCACTTTATCCTGAGCGTATCGCTTATCCAAGTAGCATTCTTTTACTACCTTTGCAAATACTGATGCTCCCTGTTGTCTGGTTTTTTAATAAAATAACCCTCATATTGATGCGTGTTTTTGGTATAAAATCGCCGGTAATACAAGGGAATGCGGTCTCAAAAGAAGAATTAAGAACTATCGTTAATGAATCTAAATCAAAGCTTTCGCAAAGAAATCAGAATATGTTGCTGTCGATTTTAGATTTAGAAAAAGTGACGATTGGCGATATTATGGTGCCAAGAAATGAGATTTTTGGTATCGATGTCAATGATGAATGGAAATCTATCGTAAGACAATTAACGCATTCTCCACACGGTCGCATAGTGCTTTATCGTGATACTCTCGACGATGCAATTGGTATGTTGCGAGTACGAGAAGCTTACCGCTTAATGACAGAGAAAAAAGAATTCACCAAGCAAATTCTGATGAAAGCTGCTGATAAAATCTACTTTATTCCAGAAAGCACCCCATTAAACCTACAACTCGTCAACTTCCAACGGAATAATGAAAAAGCGGGTGTTGTAGTTGATGAATATGGTGAAATTCAAGGTTTAGTGACCGTTGAAGATATTCTTGAAGAGATTGTTGGTGACTTTACTACCTCGATGTCCCCATCTTTAGCTGAAGAAGTTATTCCTCAAAAAGACGGTTCATTATTAGTCGATGGCACAACAAATATTCGAGATATCAATAAAGCTTTTGGTTGGCATTTACCTGAAGATGAGGCTCGAACAATCAACGGTGTCATTATTGAAGAGTTGGGAGACTTACCTGTTGTAGGTCATAAAATAAAAGTGAGTGACTACGAATTTGAAATACTTGAAGTTCAGGATAATGTTATTAAAAAGGCGTTAATTCGCCACCTTTCAATCCCACATCATTAG
- a CDS encoding cytochrome C assembly family protein, whose product MPVISISIVAVCAYLLSLVLFLPGLLRKEQNGYRGLALLFAVIALIAHAISLKFLIFRPHSGQNLSLTNLGAIVSLMVCVIMTIVASRGRAWFLLPIVYCFAIVNLIIAALMPGEFVTHLESSTSLFIHIGLALLSYATLLIAALYALQVSWLDYQLKNKKLKFSPQMPPLMSIERKMFHITQVGVVLLTLTLCTGLVYMDNIFGKENIHKSIFSIIAWFVYVILLWGHYREGWRGKKVIIFNLIGAIILTLAFFGNRLLQELVLN is encoded by the coding sequence ATGCCCGTTATATCAATCTCTATCGTCGCTGTCTGCGCTTATTTACTCAGTCTGGTGCTGTTTTTGCCCGGTCTGTTACGAAAAGAGCAGAATGGATACCGCGGATTAGCTCTACTATTTGCGGTAATTGCACTTATTGCACATGCCATTTCATTAAAATTTTTAATTTTCCGCCCCCACAGCGGACAGAATCTTTCACTCACCAATCTAGGTGCGATTGTGAGCCTGATGGTCTGCGTTATCATGACGATTGTGGCTTCTCGTGGCCGTGCATGGTTCTTACTGCCTATCGTTTATTGTTTCGCAATAGTCAATCTTATTATTGCCGCGCTGATGCCGGGTGAATTTGTTACACATCTTGAAAGCAGCACATCGCTCTTTATTCATATTGGGCTGGCTTTATTAAGCTATGCCACACTGTTAATTGCCGCTTTATATGCATTACAAGTTAGTTGGCTCGACTATCAACTAAAAAATAAGAAGCTAAAATTCTCACCACAAATGCCACCATTAATGTCAATTGAGCGTAAAATGTTTCATATCACACAAGTGGGTGTGGTATTGCTGACACTGACCTTATGTACAGGGTTGGTTTATATGGATAATATTTTTGGTAAAGAAAATATTCACAAATCTATTTTCTCTATCATAGCTTGGTTTGTTTACGTCATTTTATTATGGGGACATTACCGAGAAGGATGGAGAGGAAAGAAAGTCATTATCTTTAATTTAATTGGCGCTATTATTTTAACATTAGCTTTTTTTGGTAATCGTTTATTACAAGAGTTAGTGCTTAATTAA